The Triticum urartu cultivar G1812 unplaced genomic scaffold, Tu2.1 TuUngrouped_contig_4845, whole genome shotgun sequence DNA segment CCGCCAGCGGGAGGTTGGATCTGCCATGAATTCATTCCTGCAGAAAACGCTTCCTACTAGTGTTGCAATTCATGGAAGCCCTCTGGGTTATTCTGGCTCTGGGAGTGAAAGGGTTTTTCAGGAGGGCCGAGTAATGCAGGTTTCATTTGGTGCTAGGATTTCACCAGATGCAATCTATGCTAGTGGTTACAGATCAAAAACAGAATTGTCAGATACCAATCAGCATGAGCAACGTACTGTTTCGGTAAGATTGGAATGCTAAATTGTATTGCTAAGTAACGGCAGAGTAGAAGTTATTGCTGTTTACAATGTGCTCTACAATctacctgtgtacatatgattcTTGAATTTGCAGGCAAGGACTGGTACAGATCAAAGTGGTGCTGCACGTGATCCTAAGAAGAGAAAATCAGAGGAAAAGTTGGCAGGCAACGGAAAGAGGTCGAAGAAAGATACTTCAAGTAGATCACCTCCCAAGGTAACTAACAATGAAGATTATTTGACGAACTGGTTTAAACTCTCTGAGAAGCATCCGATCAACTTATTTTGAGCCAAACACAGGCAGAAGTGCCTGATATGAAGttgggagagagagacaagaTCATAGCATTGCAGCAGATCATCTCACCGTATGGGAAGGTACAAATTCTGCAAGTATTGCTAAGTGAAAATAGTGAGATGACCTTCCATTCTTCTCTTTTTATTGCTAACTCCATCTAAAATTTGTATTTTATCAGACAGATAGAGCATCAGTGTTGTATGAAACCATCAAGCACATCGAATATCTACATGAGCAGATACAGGTTGATATCATCATAATCCTTTTCAGATAAGCCGTATGTTTTGACTTGCAGATGTTACTGCCAAGGTTTCAAAAAAATGTTCTGCAGCTGAGCCATGTAGATACGTCCTGTAGCATAAGATACAATGAATACTCACACCGACGGTTTCACATTATCGTTGCACTTCACTAAGCATTTGCTGCCTTGACTTGCTATGCCTGTTTGTTGGCGGATTTCCATGCCATTCTTTTTCTTTCGAGAATGAGGATTTCCATGCCATGTCAAGTCTTGTCTAAAGAAAGATGATGTTGTCGTCGTCTATAGAATAATTAACATAAAGAATAATGTCACTCACACAGTCACGAGTCACAACCAGCACTACACCTTTTCTAAAGTTAGGTAATAATGCCAACTGTTAGTACCATGCTGACTGCTTGCCCCTTTTCTGATTTGGACAGCTATTGAGTGAACCCTACATGAAGAATAGCACAAACGAGGTAGTGGCATTGAATTTCAGAGATATGTATTTTTCTCTTTTCTAAACCGTCTTAAACGTACCTGGTAATGACTTGCTATCATAAACTCTTTTCAGGTGCCCTTTCAATGGGGAGGTAAAGAGGAGGATTTGAGAGGCAGAGGGCTTTGCCTGGTCCCTGTTTCGTGCACCCCGCAAGTTCTCCAGGATAATAGCCTGCCGGACTGCTGGACGCCGGTGTACAAGAGCTCCCGGTACCAATGATCCCAGCGATCGCATGTTTCCTTTATCACCTCTACTTGTCACGCTCATGAATTGGTTGGGGTGTTTACGACTTTACGGATAGTCGGTTATTTTGCTTGCGTTCTCCTTGTTTTTACTTTACTATACTAGTTTTGTTTCCGCTGTATTGTATGGTGGCCGATGTGTAGTATAGAATAACAAAGTTGGGGGTCTTAGATCTTTGGCTTTGTGCGAAAACGGTGCCGA contains these protein-coding regions:
- the LOC125528400 gene encoding transcription factor bHLH111-like; translation: REVGSAMNSFLQKTLPTSVAIHGSPLGYSGSGSERVFQEGRVMQVSFGARISPDAIYASGYRSKTELSDTNQHEQRTVSARTGTDQSGAARDPKKRKSEEKLAGNGKRSKKDTSSRSPPKAEVPDMKLGERDKIIALQQIISPYGKTDRASVLYETIKHIEYLHEQIQLLSEPYMKNSTNEVPFQWGGKEEDLRGRGLCLVPVSCTPQVLQDNSLPDCWTPVYKSSRYQ